In the Ammospiza caudacuta isolate bAmmCau1 chromosome 4, bAmmCau1.pri, whole genome shotgun sequence genome, TACCTATCGAGCAAGCATGTGGATCAGTACCTCTTACTTCCTCATGGCAAAGAGAATATTCTTTCCAGGTAAGTTGCAATTCCTCCAGTCCCTGAGGAAAGACTGTGAGTAAGCTTAGATGGTCTTTAAAACCTCACCTTATTCAATTTGCAAGGGGAAAGAAGAGGTTACcatctggggttttttcagtaAGATCCGACTTCTGTTAAATCAGATCTCTAAACTCAGGCTGCTGAAAGCTTACTAAGTTATAAGGACATTTACTTGATGTTAATTTGGAAGTTTATCCTAGCAGGTGTCAGTGTTCTGGACCAGCTGCTAaagtcttgttttgttttggttggtttttgttttgtttttttttgcacaAGCACAGGTATATTGCTTTCCCAAGTGCCAGCTCCTGATTTACAGCAACATGTTCAGACTTTGTATGAGGGTGGGATCTTTTTGATGTCATTGTTAATGCATCCACAGGGAAAAGATCTGCTCTGTGGGCAAAAAagaatattaatattttcagaagaaaaagcaatttaaatttGTACTTTTCAAAGTCTGTCTACCTCTTGACCTCactggaagagaaagaaatgtacTTTTAGATGTGCTTGTGCTACCTCTCTGAAGGAGTCCCTGTAGTGGGAGTGCTGCagatgtctgtgtgtgtgtgtacacacacaTTCAAGGGAAGTTTGGTTTGGCTTTGGGCTGAGTTAATGTTTACACTTAGGCCCAGGGCAGCTTGTACTCGATGGCAAACAGAGCACAGCTGCCCAAACAgcttctctgtccctctgcaggtCCATTGAGCTGAACGGCCACGTGCTGCGGATGCTGGATGATGAAACACTGCCAGAGCTTGTGGAAAAGCCCCTTGGTCCTGGCGGACTGCTTGGCCTTCCAGCCTTCTCCTACGGCTTTTATGTTATCAAAAATGCCAAAGCTATTGCTTGCATTTAAGTGGTCAACACACACACTCAGGATAAATGTAAAGCATTTGCCTAGTAGGAAATTCTAATCCTAGAAATTCACATTTAATTCTGGTAAGGGATGCAAATGTTGCAGCACTAGCACAACTGTTAGCTGGGGAAGACTAAGGTCCCACTGGGTAACTGGTACAAGGAAGATTCCAGGAGAATTATCCAGGTAGAATAAGACCAGGCAGGTGCTGGTTTTGCTCTTAATCTAGTCTGTCACTGTGCTTGAGCGTGGAACCCTTCTCAACACCACGCAGGGAGCTTCTCACACTACCTGGGGCTCTGCCTACCCAGGCACTGCaacctcccctctccctctccttttgGCAAGCACAGCTCCTAAAGCAGTTTCTTCAAAAGCTTGCCTTTAGAAAGGATAAGCAGAGTTTTATTTGAGCTGTACAGCTGTGACCTCACACTATGTGGGGAAATCTGAGAGGGGGTTGTGGTTGCTGAGGGTGTCTTGGGGTGGAAAGTCTGGACACACAAAGCAAACCAAGGTCAGGGTGCTTGCAGGGGCAAAGGCCTTGCAGAGACACCAGATCCTCTATTAGATTTGGGGGAACAATACACATTTTTCTCAAGCTAGGATTGTTCAGTCACAAGATGGAGCtgtggctctgtgctttccaAAGGCAAGTTGTTGATGCAGGAAATGCAGGCTGCTCCTGTAGGGTGATCAAACTCTGCCATCACACACTTCTTCCCTGCATGAAAAGGAGAGGAGCCCAGCAGGCCCTTGCAATAACCCTCTGTGCTCAGGAGGCTGCACAGTGAGTGCTCATGACCCTTCAGCCTGCACCACTCTGCAGGCACTTGAGCTGGAAAGGACTTTCCTGAACCTGTGCACAGGTAAAGCTCTCAAACTCTCTCTGCTTCACACTCCCTAATGCACCCAGGTCTCTTTTGTCTTGGGGAAATGGGATAGGAAAGGTGCTGAGGAAACCACTCACCCCTCAACCACCAGAGTTGCTATAGAGCATCCTGGGGACAGAAGTGCCCAGTCAGGCTGACATCCTTCCTACTGGAAAAACAGCACTTTTGGACAGAAATCAGTGTTGGTGGTGGCTTTTCTCCCCAGCTGAGCCTTCCCCACGCACACCCTGTTGcaggtggctgtgccagcaatAGCTCCCTGTGGCACACAGGCTGCTGGTCCCCAGGGCAACAAAAAGCCAAGGCCAGTAGTTGGGGCCTCCTGCATATATTTATTTGCATCTACTTTTCTTGAAGGTATGTAGCCCACACCACTCTCAATGCCTTATATTTATGAGCACAGCAGGGAAGAACAACCCCACACTACTGTACCTcctttttaagttttaaaaagaTGCTACTAGCTACATGGGGTTTAATGCAGGGCAGGGAACCCTTTTTAACAAGATGACTTTCAAAGCTGATGTACTTTTGTAGCTGTGATGAAAACCTGCACACTGAAAAGGTTGTACTTGAGTTCAGTGTGTCAAAGGAGTGTGTGCATCCATGGAGCAGATGCATTCCGTGAAGGGTTATATATCAGGGGATAACATAGATCAGAAACCAGGAAGGCTGAGTTTGTTTACATTGTTTAAGTTCCATAACAGAAGCAAAGAGAGTCTAAGATGGAAAGTCTTACATGCAGTCAACATAAAgttaataatatattattattattattattgtaaaAATGTAAGTTGCAACTAAAACATCAAAGTTATTTGCCTGGTAGCTTCTTTTTAGAACTTTTctaaaaattttgtttattcCAATGCTTATGAGTTTTGTATTTGAAGATTTTAATTAAAGCAATTTATACCAACTTTTGgcaatcttaattttttttaagactcCTTTTTGACATACTGATAGCAGGACACTCCCTAGTTTTCTTTTGGTATAACTACCCGTGCTTCTTTTTATTATCAATAAGAGTACCCAAGTacacaaaaatgaaagaaatccTACACAGGTTTGTGTGTTTCAATCGTGTTTGCCAAGCAGCTCAGAAGCCCTCCGCCCAACGTGACTCAGATGTGATACATGTGCTGCTGACTGGCACACAGGAACTATCAGGAGGGGCCCGGGATGTTTGCATATGCAAATGACAGCTGCTGCCAACCGTGTCTCCTCTCTGAGCCCTGTTCTTGGTGGTGGGGTAGGGAGGGGAGGTTTGATTTACAGCTCAGTAAATCAAAAACCTTGCTCTTTACAAAGTGTTGCACATCAAGCTAATAGCCACTGTTAGCTCTATACAAACAGAGCTCGAGGGACAAAAGTGCAGGGAATGGGAAAGATGCTGGATCCCAGCACTCCAAGGAAGCCATGGTCTGAAACAGATGAACATCACCCTCACAGGACCAGTGCCTGCCCCACCCTTATCTCTGGGGCTTTTATTCCTCTGTGAATGTCATAAACCTCGGGGGATTGAATACACTGTGTACACTTATTTGAGAACAGGGAGAATCATATTTCACACTCATTCCAATTCACTTTTGCCCTTTTGACTCTTGAGGTCAGATTACTTACATTGAATCTCCTGGAAGGTGGAGTAAGTTGCATCACACTTTGGAGCAGGGGATCATTTGGTGTATGTGAAAATAAGGAAACTGATAACCACCTTAGAGTCAGGGACATTTTGGCCATCAACTCAGATTTCAGCTAACAAGACAGCAGGGCTTTATTAGTCTGAAATGAGCTATTCCCTCGATTATCTTTCAGTGAAGGCCCAGGCCACTTTATTATGAATGTAAATACAGCAGCAGTAACTGTAAAAGTTTACTTTGTAAAAGTTTACTGCTCTACTTCCCCGAGCTCCTTAAAATTTTTCTGCAGACAGTCCAGGGTTTCCTTGCCACTTCACACatataaaaaccccaaagcagtGTCTACAGAGGACATCCAGCTGATGACAATGAGCATCCACTTTCCTACACACATGGCAGGCAGATAGGCTGTGGGAATTCATTGCCAGGACTCACTATTCAATCACACCTCAGGTACTTGTCTGTGACTGAATAAAGCCCATGATGACTTTCTCAGCATGATATGGAACCTAGATTATTAGCTACTCTTCACCAGAGCTGAGCAGTTCTCTCCTTTATGGTCCTGTGCAAATCGTTTTACAGCTGTGGAGTACTGCTcattaaaacaataaaacaatgGCAAAACGTTGGCAAAACATTAAAGTCACTTCTCCATTGCATTCATATTTCACTTCTTCCTGCTAGTCAGCATCTTGGGAAATCAAAGTTCAAAATGGTTTCCATTGTTTTCTACCAGTGTGTGAGTCATTCAAGCTGAAGGAAGTGTGTAATGCAGAAGAATTTATACTCTAGAGGGACAATGAACTCCCCAAGGAATCTTTTAGCAGCAGATCTGAGGACACACACACTGAAACCATGCCATGAAAAGCAAAGGTTTTATGGTTCTCTGCTCTCTGGTTTGTGCAATAACTCATAAGTTGGTGTTATGACCCTGAAGGTGAGGTAACAGGTGATGTTCTTGTTAATGGGGTAGAGAAGAGTGAAATGACACATGAATGACCAGTGTTTATATATAGCAGGTTTAGTTTAGAACTATGGAAAGGAGGTATGCAGCCGTTTCAGATATTATCTATAGAAATATAACCATAGAAAATATAAAGATagaatttaagaaaatatataaagaaaagaaaggacaagACAGACAGTGGGAAGATATGAAGGGAATGAGAAGAATGTGTCTTTACAAACAAACTGTGAGCATGCCTGTAGGAAAAGCTAGATGCTGATAGGTGAAAGAAGCAACGGGAGTAACCATAAATTTCAGACAGAGACTTTCTCATCTAAGGCTGTATTAAAATCCTGGACTTGGAGATACAAAGAAAAGGCGGGGGTgggtatgtgtgtgtgtgggtgtgtgtgtatatTAGAAGGGGATATGTATGAGGTGATTCGGGCAGCCGGTACCTCCCAAGTACCTCAGTcaatggggaaaggaagagggtCATGCGGCCGGGAAAATAGGATTAAAAGAAAGCTACGTCCTCCAAAAACTTGAGAGATGCCACGGGAatgcccatggcctctccctttttttttggaatAAAGTCAGAGGacttctctgtctcctttttggacataaacctccAGTGCTGTGAATTTTTCTGCACAGATACCACCTGTGGACCCAGCAACAAGACTTAATCGATGCATTGAATTTTCATATGCGATGATCGCAGTCTTGATCCATCAGGGGTGGGGGAAGCCCCTGAAACATGAAGTTCAATGGGTTAATACACAATCCAGTTCAGGTGGGAATGCTCAGGTACCTCCCCTGTTGCTAAGCGAAGGTGGGCTTGTTACGGGCACCCGGGCTGTTCCTGTGCTGGTCTGAGATTTCCCAACACACATCCCAAGCCCTCTCCTCCTCCCGTCCGGCTCGGGGAGCGCAAACCCGGCCTCCGCCAAGGGCGCGCTGCTTTCGGAACCCGCTGGGTGTGGGAGTCATTAACCCCCAGCATTTCAGTCCCTCACACAGACGGTGGGAGAACTGAGTGAACGAGGAGAAGATACACAAAGGCCACAtgggaaatgtgattttttttcttttttaattaccTACGGTGAGGAAAGGTCTTGGAGATGACACGAATGTTAAGAACGATCACGTTAATAAGTTTCGAGGACGAGGATTTCCCGGAGAACGCACTAACCCCGCCCCGCCTCAGCCCCGGCGCGGTGTGCCCGGGGTCGCCGCGCATGCGCAGCGCCGCGAGACTCCGTCCCGCCGGCAGCGGGGCGGCGCTAAGATGGCGGCGGCGCTGCTGGCGCGGTGGTGCCGGGGTGTCTCCGGGCTCCGGGACACACTCGGGCTCCGCGCCGCCCGCCTGCCCctcgccgccgccccgccgctgCTGCTCCGCCGCCTCGCCGCGCCCCCGGGGCCGCGCAGCTTCTCGGCGGCCGAGCTGGTGCGCGCCGCGCCGGCCCCGCTGCAGCCGTACTTGCGGCTCATGCGGCTGCACCAGCCCGCCGGTGAGCGCGGCGGGGAGGGCCGGGGCCGCCCGTGGCCTCCCGCTCCCCGCTGAGCCCGCCCGCGGGTTTTGTCTCCCCGCAGGGACGTGGCTGCTCTACCTGCCGTGCACCTGGAGCATCGGGCTGGCGGCCGCGCCCGGCTGCCTGCCGGACTGGCACATGCTGTCGCTGTTCGGCGTGGGAGCCGTGCTCATGCGAGGGGCCGGCTGCACCATCAATGACATGTGGGACCGCGACTATGACAGACAGGTAGCGAAACGCGGGGCCAGGCCGCTCACAGTGTGCAGTGACACGACAAGCGGGCGTGGCTTCAAATTGAAAtagtaggtttagattagatattaggaataaGTTCTTCACtctgaggatggtgaggcatTGGAGTAGGTTGCCCGGAGAAGTTTTAGGTGGCCCATCgctgaaagtgttcaaggccaagttAGATGGGGTGTAAGTAACCTGGTCTAGTAAAAAGTGTCTATGCCCACAACACGAGGGTTGGAAtgaggtgatctttaaggtccccgTCCAACCCAAGCCCTTCTGTGATTCAGAGAACTGAGCATGCACCCATTCATCTCCATGTCACAGAATCAACAGAATTTTTAGGGTTAGAAGGGATCTCGGGAGATGATCTAGCTCAATCCCCTTGCCAAGGCCAGCTCATCTACCGCAGGTTACACAGGAGCACATCCAAATGGATTTTGAATGTCTCCAGGGAGAGAAACTCCACTTAACACATGCTGTTTTTTCTCAGCCATGCACCAAGGGTTCTGAAGGCACTGAAATATGTTAACATCACTAGTGATTCCTTGATGAGTGCAGGCTCCAGCTTCTGGAATTTCTCCATGTTTCTGTCTGAGATGCATGCAATTAATTTGTTTACATTTCCTCCAAAACCAgtagaaagtatttttttctttgtctagGACTGTAGTAAGTCTTCTAGAATACTCACTCACCTCTGTGTAAGATAAAATACATGCTGTTGTTTGCTTTAGGCAGTACTTGAACAAGTTTATTTTTCAACCTTGTTTTGCACCACAGAACAAATCAAGTAACACTTTTTTGCTACACTTGCTAGTGACAATCTATCCAAGAATTACTTCCCCCACCCCTAATTTTAGGAGCAGGATTTCCTTTTATTGTTGTATTGTTAATTTTGGCTGTTCACAGTATcatgcccagccctgagctaaTCTCCTTCTATTATGTTGTATGTTTTCAATTTATCATCTCCCATTTGTTCAGAAGAGGGAAATAAGTAAAAGGCAGTGCCCAGTGTGAGATTCTAAAACGTGCACAGGTTCCAGCTTGGAGGGGAACATCCTGATGATGCTGTTTACtcctcctgttttttttttttttttcctgtattgtTCCTGTGGTTTTGGAGTTTTGAGTTTTGGCCCTACAAGACACAGACTAATGAGCCAATCCAGTATGTGGAGTTCTTAGTATGGCACTTGTGTTTGTGCTGTTGGGAAGGCAGGGAATCAGAATGGGGTTTATGGAAGCTTTGGATGGTTTAGGGTTTGGAAGGTGTTAACAACTACATATGCTAAACAGATTTGATGTGAGGATGTGATAAGTAAGAAACGAATTTCAATATAATGGTTTAATTTGTGCATTATGTGATGTGGTCAGatagaaagttttaaaaattgccTTCGCAGCTTTTTCTGGGGTACCTTAAAAGGCTTCCTTCAGCACAGGTGCTATAAaggccaggccagcagcaggagtTGGTTGGTGTAGGTGAtggtgtgtcacagacatcttttgtgaaaaatcttttttttaggatttttcctctttctgagaagctgtggcctcagcaacaaaatgtaaacaatggttatctgctgctgtggaatgcaacaagtagatccgtgattggtctcatgtgaaTGTTTtgatttactgaccactcacggcagagctgttcttgctttctgcctagacacagaactttgttgattctttccttttctattcttagcataGCAAGCTTCTGAGaacctttctctattcttttagtgtagtcataatgtaatacatatcataaaataataaatcaagccttctaaacatgaggtcaacattctcgtctcctcttcatcctgaaaaacccttgcaagccctgtaataatggtggtttggggtttagATTTTGTGTTACTGATTATTTGGGACATATTTTCTTTAAGTGAAGGATCCCATGTTTGGTTGCACTGTGCAGTGGAATTGGTCACAGCTGTGTTAAGTGCATGTTTACTGCTCCAGAAGCAGTATTTGATATTAGCATAGCCTGATGGCAGAGGGGAGAACAAGCTAAAAGGGTTTATTTAAATTCACATTATTCAAGCATAGGTAAGATACTTTTTATGTACAGAATATTCTGTAAAAGTTGGCTTTTGAACCTCATTGAATAGACTTGACACCATTTTCATCAAAATGCACAATTTCATGGAATTGTTAGGTTGAAAGgcacctctggagatcatccagtccaacctggcaaggcagggtcacctggagcaggtgacacaggaacatgTTCAGGTGGGGtttggaatgtctccagagagggaccCTCCACaatttccctgggcagcctgttccagggctctgccacgCTCAGTGTAGAGAAGTTCTTGCTCATGTTGAGGTGAAATTCAGTCATTTGGTGTTCTTTTGGTGTTGGTAATCTTTGGCAAGTATTCACCATTCATTTAGTTTAACTTTTTTCTGACActtgtttctttcttcagtTTAGCTTGTATGATTTCTTGCTCCATACAGAATTTCTAAATTCCACTGTATCCCAGTTGGGATTAAATGTCTTTTTGCAGCTGTTAACTCCACATCAATGGGACTGGATTCTGAAAATGCCATtagagagaaacaaaagcaaacaacagAATTAGGACTTTTTCATTTCGCttcagaaaataggaaaaaaacattgTAAATTGTCCATCAGTTACAGATGTACCTAGTGGTaatattatttccatttttaggTTGCAAGGACAGCAAGCAGACCCCTGGCAGCTGGAGATATCTCCACTTTCCAGTCCTTGGTTTTTCTCGGGGgacagctcagcctggcactgTGTGTGCTTCTGTGTCTGAATTACTACAGGTGATGTATGAGTTATCTTTTGGTTTGTAAAGTCTGCTTCTTGGTCCTGAGTTAAGCACAGAGATTTTGAGTAGAAAAGGTGTTGGGGTCAGAGGGAGGATGTTATTAGTCATGGAATTGTAATTGAAAGGAAAGAATTAGATCAGTACCATGTacagctcctgcagtgctgcactacATCTACTGATCTTTAGCCTGGCAAACAATAATTCTCTTGGTACTTTTTACAGTATCATTCTGGGAGCATCCTCTTTATTCCTTGTGATCACCTACCCTCTGATGAAGAGAATAACATACTGGCCACAGCTGGTTTTAGGTGAgatggaaagattttttctctttttttaatttcagatgtagtttttggggtgttttacaAGTTTGTACTTGAGCTTTAGCAATCTGACTTATTATAACTTTATATCAAAATAGAAATACCTTACAGACAAAGCTCTGTTGTGCCACAAGCTTCTTAATTCGTGACAGCCCCTGGCATTGatgtgtggttttggggttggattttttttgttattagaAATTAGTTCCTTGTTTTGATGCAGTGATAGGAGGTAGGAGAGTAGGgtggaaataaacattttgtcATTTGAGAGTGAGCTGTAGTTTTGCAGTTATTTCAAAACCCTTCTTAAATACAGATTTGTCTGTACAGCATTTCAGTCTTCAGCTTCTAAAATTACTCCTGAACAGATACTGATGGTGCTTGTCTTTTGGGTTGAGCTACTAAAATATACCTGTGCATATTGGCTCTCACATTCCAGCTGTCTTCAGCTTCGATTTTGACCAAAAATTGTCATTTTCAGGCTAGAAGTACCATAGTTGGCTGCTGTGTACTGTTTTGCAGCCAGTTATCCTGACATGTTTTGTTACACTGACACCTGAGCATTTCACCTTCAGACCTGTTGTTAGAGTATTCTAGAATAGTTCTGTGCAAATGTTTCCCTACACTAATGAA is a window encoding:
- the COQ2 gene encoding 4-hydroxybenzoate polyprenyltransferase, mitochondrial; translated protein: MAAALLARWCRGVSGLRDTLGLRAARLPLAAAPPLLLRRLAAPPGPRSFSAAELVRAAPAPLQPYLRLMRLHQPAGTWLLYLPCTWSIGLAAAPGCLPDWHMLSLFGVGAVLMRGAGCTINDMWDRDYDRQVARTASRPLAAGDISTFQSLVFLGGQLSLALCVLLCLNYYSIILGASSLFLVITYPLMKRITYWPQLVLGFTFNWGALLGWSAIKGSCEWSVCLPLYFAGVMWTLVYDTIYAHQDKRDDIMIGVKSTALHFKKDTKQWLSGFSLAMLLSLCVTGVNCNQTLPYYSAVAAVGAHLAHQIYTLDIDKPEDCWKKFASNRTVGILLFIGIVLGNLWK